In Anomalospiza imberbis isolate Cuckoo-Finch-1a 21T00152 chromosome 26, ASM3175350v1, whole genome shotgun sequence, the following proteins share a genomic window:
- the MLN gene encoding promotilin isoform X3, whose translation MLLKNKSVYTNSFEKRIVSQGTSILSSGATARVNIPQALRMVSRKVVVSLLLVSLLSVLAEQTQGFMPFFTQSDFQKMQLQEKERNKAGQKKSLSSLQQLEEEGFSEQSGVDVNAAKTLQQALPARAWLTPRQLEKYQDVLEKLLAELLQDTPDAA comes from the exons ATGTTGCTCAAGAACAAATCTGTTTACACAAACAGCTTTGAGAAGAGAATTGTCAGTCAAGGCACTTCTATTCTCAGCTCAGGAGCAACTGCAAGAGTAAATATCCCTCAg GCTCTCAGGATGGTTTCGAGGAAGGTGGTGGTCAGTTTGCTGctggtgtccctgctgtccgTGCTGGCTGAGCAGACCCAAGGCTTCATGCCCTTTTTCACCCAGAGTGACTTCCAGAAAATGCAG ctgcaggaaaaggagaggaacaAGGCAGGGCAGAAGAAATCCCTGAGCtcgctgcagcagctggaggaggaaggTTTCTCTGAGCAATCCGGTGTGGATGTCAATGCAGCCAAGACCCTCCAG CAGGCCCTTCCTGCCAGAGCTTGGCTTACCCCAAGGCAGCTGGAAAAATACCAAGATGTCCTGGAGAaactgctggcagagctgttaCAGGACACCCCAGATG
- the MLN gene encoding promotilin isoform X2 has translation MVSRKVVVSLLLVSLLSVLAEQTQGFMPFFTQSDFQKMQLQEKERNKAGQKKSLSSLQQLEEEGFSEQSGVDVNAAKTLQQALPARAWLTPRQLEKYQDVLEKLLAELLQDTPDGTVRGLISALGILPFLLLTSSSAQRYLYSPGGFLCHVCSLCGALRSQLLPCAPFWEGYSLIRCCLCPRADTDWKQQHNPSQQLCLPLPCSSSSQKVLNLQGTISSRAYNRNCTCEAAQHVQPAWNTSLPARGLNTDT, from the exons ATGGTTTCGAGGAAGGTGGTGGTCAGTTTGCTGctggtgtccctgctgtccgTGCTGGCTGAGCAGACCCAAGGCTTCATGCCCTTTTTCACCCAGAGTGACTTCCAGAAAATGCAG ctgcaggaaaaggagaggaacaAGGCAGGGCAGAAGAAATCCCTGAGCtcgctgcagcagctggaggaggaaggTTTCTCTGAGCAATCCGGTGTGGATGTCAATGCAGCCAAGACCCTCCAG CAGGCCCTTCCTGCCAGAGCTTGGCTTACCCCAAGGCAGCTGGAAAAATACCAAGATGTCCTGGAGAaactgctggcagagctgttaCAGGACACCCCAGATGGTACTGTCAGAGGGTTGATTTCTGCCTTGGGAATTCTGCCTTTCCTTCTTCTCACCAGCTCATCAGCACAGAGATATTTATATTCCCCAGGAGGGTTTTTGTGTCATGTTTGCTCACTTTGTGGAGCCCTCAGATCCCAACTGCTCCCGTGTGCACCCTTCTGGGAAGGTTATTCCCTCATAAGGTGCTGCCTATGCCCCAGAGCTGATACTGactggaagcagcagcacaaccCTTCCCAACAGCTCTGTttgccacttccctgctcctcctcttcccaaaaaGTCCTCAATCTCCAGGGAACAATTTCCAGCAGAGCTTATAACAGGAACTGTACCTGTGAGGCA
- the MLN gene encoding promotilin isoform X1, with protein sequence MLLKNKSVYTNSFEKRIVSQGTSILSSGATARVNIPQALRMVSRKVVVSLLLVSLLSVLAEQTQGFMPFFTQSDFQKMQLQEKERNKAGQKKSLSSLQQLEEEGFSEQSGVDVNAAKTLQQALPARAWLTPRQLEKYQDVLEKLLAELLQDTPDGTVRGLISALGILPFLLLTSSSAQRYLYSPGGFLCHVCSLCGALRSQLLPCAPFWEGYSLIRCCLCPRADTDWKQQHNPSQQLCLPLPCSSSSQKVLNLQGTISSRAYNRNCTCEAAQHVQPAWNTSLPARGLNTDT encoded by the exons ATGTTGCTCAAGAACAAATCTGTTTACACAAACAGCTTTGAGAAGAGAATTGTCAGTCAAGGCACTTCTATTCTCAGCTCAGGAGCAACTGCAAGAGTAAATATCCCTCAg GCTCTCAGGATGGTTTCGAGGAAGGTGGTGGTCAGTTTGCTGctggtgtccctgctgtccgTGCTGGCTGAGCAGACCCAAGGCTTCATGCCCTTTTTCACCCAGAGTGACTTCCAGAAAATGCAG ctgcaggaaaaggagaggaacaAGGCAGGGCAGAAGAAATCCCTGAGCtcgctgcagcagctggaggaggaaggTTTCTCTGAGCAATCCGGTGTGGATGTCAATGCAGCCAAGACCCTCCAG CAGGCCCTTCCTGCCAGAGCTTGGCTTACCCCAAGGCAGCTGGAAAAATACCAAGATGTCCTGGAGAaactgctggcagagctgttaCAGGACACCCCAGATGGTACTGTCAGAGGGTTGATTTCTGCCTTGGGAATTCTGCCTTTCCTTCTTCTCACCAGCTCATCAGCACAGAGATATTTATATTCCCCAGGAGGGTTTTTGTGTCATGTTTGCTCACTTTGTGGAGCCCTCAGATCCCAACTGCTCCCGTGTGCACCCTTCTGGGAAGGTTATTCCCTCATAAGGTGCTGCCTATGCCCCAGAGCTGATACTGactggaagcagcagcacaaccCTTCCCAACAGCTCTGTttgccacttccctgctcctcctcttcccaaaaaGTCCTCAATCTCCAGGGAACAATTTCCAGCAGAGCTTATAACAGGAACTGTACCTGTGAGGCA